The nucleotide sequence CCTTCATTCTGGGTGGTAAATTTCTAGGAGGAATGCCAGGTGATGAAGATCCAATTCCTGCAGACGGCAACCCTCACCCGGCCCATGGAGTGCCATTGGCTGGAAATCCCAACAACTTCCAGAACTGGCAGCATGATCTTGTTGGAGCCGGCAATCAAGCACTGGGTGATGCAGGGATCAATATTCAGATGATGCAGGAGATTAACATGGAGGTCGATCTAATGGTGTAGTTTCAGAATGTTCAGAATCAGGGGAATGGAAATAATGTTCAGATGGAGGATTTGATGGATAACTGGTTGCCTCAGCACCCCGATCAGCCACAAGATACCATCACCTTCGATCAGTCTGGCAGTACTGCTAATTACTTCAGGGCGAATGGCCCTGACATTGTGCTGAGAGTGGAAGATGTACTTGCTAAAATTCAGAATGAGGTAGACATGCAGAATGCTCAGAATGGGCAGGTTCTTCAGAATCAACCAAATCTGGACCTGCTAATGGATCAGTAGATGATGGAAGCCCAGAACCACTTTAGCTCATCTTCATCTGAAGATTTAGGGGTGGTGATGTCAGCCAGGACAACTGCTGTGATTATACCTCCCTTCATCCTCAAAGTTTGTCAGAAGTTGCCTCTTGATAGTGTGATTCCTGTGTGGAAGGAAGACATCTAGAAAGCTTTAGTTCCTGCTCGACCAATCATGGACTGTATTTTGATCAAACTTTGGGTGGCCCTGTTTGGTGATAAGACCCAAACTGGTGTGGTCCCTGGGCCTGTTTCAATTCCCACTCTTGTTTCCAAAAGGCCAGGCTCCAGGACTCCATTGGTGGACACCATGGTTAGAAGAAGCCCAAGAATCGACCCCTCTGTAGTTAATGGCTTTCAGATGGTGAAGGTTAGAGAGCCAGCCACCAAGAGAAGGAAGAAACTAATCAACCTAGATGAGCCACCTGCTGATGTCAGTGAAGTGATCAACCCAATCCCCCTTGAGAACATCAAGGAGTGGGGAGTAATCTGTGGTTTGTCTCCTGAGGAGCTTACTGACGATGCCCTGATGCAAGGGCGTACTGAAGACTGAATCAATGAAGATCTTTCCAATGGCTATGTAGTTGGGTCAGGGTTTATCAGTGTCCTTTTGTTTGTCCTTTGTCTGTTCCTTGGGATGTGTCCCTCTTTCCTACCCTTCCTTCCTTGTCCCTAAGTGTGTCACCAGTCTGAAACTTTACCGTATTAAGTGTCTGTCTCTCAGTCTTTTTGTAATGCTTGTTTTCATGGGTTGGACGTTGTGGGGCCAGTTCTGGACTTCCTATGGAAGTCTTGATGCTACTTGGTCAATTTATCATTATAATGAATAGATCGTGGAACGTGCTTTGTTGGAACGTGAGGGGGATTAACGCTGCTGAGAAATGGCCGCTTATTAGAAACAAAATAGATGAAAGCAACTATGACATTTTCTGTTTCCAAGAAACCAAGAAAGAGCACTTCGAGCTAGCTTTCATCAGAAACTTTGCACCTCGCAAGTTTGACAAATTTGTGTTTGCTCCTTCTGTGGGGGCCTCTGGAGGTATCATTGTGGGCTGGAATGGTAATCTTTTTGATGGATCTGTCATTGAAATCCACCCATTTGCCATTTCTCTTTGCTTTTCTTCTAGAGTGGATTTACATTTTTGGAAGCTTGTCACTGTCTATGGGCCATGCTCTGATCCGGCTAGATCTTTATTTGTCTCTTGGCTAAGAAACCTGGATATACAGGAAGGAGAGAATTGGATTTTGCTTGGAGATTTCAATTTCTATAGATCTCTGGATGATAGAAATAAGAGTGGTGGGAATTTCCAGGACACTCAAATTTTCAATGAGGTTATTGATCACTTAGGGCTAGTGGAGCTTCCTCTAAAAGGAAGGGGTTTTACCTGGAGTAACATGCAGGCTGATCCTTTGTTGGAACAACTAGATTGGTTCTTTACATCAGTCAACTGGACAGTGGACTTCCCAAACACTCTGGTGACCCCTTTAGCCAGGCCTACCTCAGACCATGTACCCTGCAAAATCTCAATTGGCACCAAAATCCCTAGAGCTAATGTCTTTCGGTTTGAGAATTACTAGACCTCCCATAAAGGATTTCTGGACACTATGAAAAGCTCTTGGGTGAAACTTGTTGCCGGGCAGAACAATTCTGTCTCAGTCATCTCTGCCAAATTTAAGCGTCTAAGATATGACCTGAAGCAATGGAGTAAGAGTCTTTCAAAAATCAGGATGCTGATTGATAGCTGTAACAGAGTCATTAAATACCTGGATACTATTGAGGAATTTAGAGCTCTCTTTAACCCTGAATGGAACCTGAGATCTCTGGTAAAGCAAAAGCTGTCCTCTCTTCTGATGCAACAGACTCAGTATTGGAAGCAAAGAAACACAGTGAACAGGATTAAGTATGGGGATGAATGCACCAAGTATTTTCACTCCATGGCTATAGTTAACTATAGAAGAAACTTGATTGCTCAAATTCAAGATGATTATGGGGTAAGTCTTATTCAGCATGAGGACAAGGCACATTACCTATGGCATTCTTTCAAGAACAGAATGGGTGTCTCTGGGGAGGTCTCCATGGCTTTTGATTTGAGCTCTCTAGTGTCTATCTGTTCATATGACATCCTGGAAGGATTGGTTGCTCCCTTCACTGAAGCTAAAATCGACAACATCATTAAAAGGTTACCTGCTGACAAAGCCCCTAGGCCAGATGGCTTCAACGGGGTCTTCATTAAGAAATGATGGCCAATCATTAAGAATGATGTATATGACTTGTTCTTTGATTTCTTTGATAACAAGATAGACCTCTCTCCAATCAACAGTTCTTACATTGTGCTGGTGCCCAAAATTAGCTACCCTATTACAGCCTCGGATTTTAGGCCGATATCTCTCCTAAATTGTTGTGTTAAATTGATCACCAAGCTGCTAGCGGATAGGCTCCAATTAGTTATCTTGAAATTCATCCATCAGAACCAGTATGGTTTTATCAAGCACAGAACAATCCAGGATTGCTTAGCTTGGAGCTTTGAGTACATCCACCAGTGTCACCAATCCAAAGAGGAAATTGTTATTGTAAAGTTAGATTTTGCAAAAGCTTTTGATACCATTGAGCATTTAGCCATTTTGCAAATGCTACACAGTTTGGGCTTCCCTAGAAAGTGGATTGATTGGATTCAAGCTATACTATCATTAGGGACTGCCTCTGTCCTACTGAACAGCACTCctagaaaaaaaaattcaagtgtAAACGTGGTGTTCGACAAGGTGATCCTTTATCACCACTGTTGTTTGTTTTGGTGGCAGAGCTTTTGCAGTACATTATTAATGGGCTGAGAGAAAAAGGAATTCTGAAGCTTCCCATCCCTCAACCTTCTCTAGACTTTCCAATAGTCTAATACGCGGATGACACATTGTTAATCATGCAAGCTGACGC is from Miscanthus floridulus cultivar M001 chromosome 7, ASM1932011v1, whole genome shotgun sequence and encodes:
- the LOC136465554 gene encoding uncharacterized protein, with translation MKSSWVKLVAGQNNSVSVISAKFKRLRYDLKQWSKSLSKIRMLIDSCNRVIKYLDTIEEFRALFNPEWNLRSLVKQKLSSLLMQQTQYWKQRNTVNRIKYGDECTKYFHSMAIVNYRRNLIAQIQDDYGVSLIQHEDKAHYLWHSFKNRMGVSGEVSMAFDLSSLVSICSYDILEGLVAPFTEAKIDNIIKRLPADKAPRPDGFNGVFIKK